The proteins below are encoded in one region of Ephemeroptericola cinctiostellae:
- a CDS encoding DUF2827 domain-containing protein has translation MPSLAPRSLRIGVTIGLREANESLWNNGIKQNAVFLTEALKHCPSVQSVCLVNTTEIAITSELPWDLNRWPTKSFEDAKDHLDILIELGGQISADQTDDIKSRGTRLISYCCTVEYILAMESVLFGRPLWGSNLFINKRYDAVWMIPQVADISKSYFSTLRRCEASVVPFVWDPVFVQSRSASFKHNGEYRPRGVKGRRLSIMEPNYDVVKYCFYPTLIAEEAYRLRPDDIEIMHVTNADHLAHNSKEFVALMLQLDIVQNSKAVFLGRYETPLFLAEMTDVVISHQWGNPLNYFYFDVCWQGYPLVHNAEQCADLGYFYQGNDATLGAQALIKAFDEHDADWQTYLHKQRQILSRYMPGNADITAQYDALLTAIMAQAIV, from the coding sequence ATGCCTTCTTTAGCACCCCGCTCTCTGCGCATTGGCGTGACCATTGGCTTGCGCGAAGCCAATGAATCCTTGTGGAACAATGGCATCAAACAAAACGCCGTATTTTTAACCGAGGCATTGAAACATTGTCCCAGTGTGCAATCGGTGTGTTTGGTCAACACAACAGAGATTGCCATCACGTCAGAGCTGCCTTGGGACTTAAACCGCTGGCCCACCAAAAGCTTTGAGGATGCCAAAGACCACTTGGACATTTTGATTGAGCTGGGTGGGCAAATCAGCGCTGATCAAACCGATGACATCAAATCACGTGGCACACGTTTGATTTCTTATTGCTGCACGGTTGAATACATTTTGGCGATGGAATCGGTGCTGTTCGGTCGCCCCTTGTGGGGCAGCAACCTGTTCATCAATAAACGGTATGATGCGGTGTGGATGATTCCACAAGTCGCCGACATCAGCAAATCCTACTTCTCAACCCTGCGTCGCTGTGAAGCCAGTGTGGTGCCTTTTGTGTGGGATCCCGTGTTTGTGCAAAGCCGCAGCGCATCGTTCAAACACAATGGCGAATACCGCCCGCGTGGGGTCAAAGGTCGCCGTTTATCGATCATGGAGCCCAACTATGATGTGGTCAAATATTGCTTTTACCCCACGTTGATTGCTGAAGAAGCCTATCGACTACGCCCAGATGACATCGAGATCATGCACGTCACCAATGCAGATCACTTGGCACACAACAGCAAAGAATTTGTCGCCCTGATGTTGCAATTGGACATTGTTCAAAACAGCAAAGCGGTGTTTTTAGGGCGTTACGAAACCCCGCTGTTCCTCGCGGAGATGACCGATGTGGTGATTTCGCATCAATGGGGTAACCCATTGAATTATTTCTATTTTGATGTGTGTTGGCAAGGCTATCCACTGGTTCACAATGCCGAGCAATGTGCTGATTTGGGTTATTTTTATCAAGGCAATGATGCAACACTGGGCGCACAAGCGCTGATCAAGGCTTTTGATGAACACGATGCTGATTGGCAAACTTATCTGCACAAGCAGCGCCAGATTCTCAGCCGCTACATGCCTGGCAATGCGGACATCACGGCGCAATACGATGCTTTATTGACCGCCATCATGGCTCAGGCCATTGTCTGA
- a CDS encoding class I SAM-dependent methyltransferase gives MSFPRNLQIGAGTKFKEDFLNIDINKSRKVDMIMDIAAPLPLDAPVMTERFGEIQLSHGCFDYILSEHVFEHVPNLVAAMTNCLNLLSDGGVIEIEVPYDLSFGAWMDPTHVRAFNELSWFYYCEEAWYLNWRTHRFDMIYHEFFVDSEYGKGILAQHNGDINAVRPMPRVVERIRVKLKKRPYTPEELIANQAKAID, from the coding sequence ATGAGTTTCCCGCGCAATTTACAAATCGGTGCAGGCACCAAATTTAAAGAAGACTTTCTCAACATCGACATCAACAAGTCGCGTAAAGTTGACATGATCATGGACATCGCCGCACCATTGCCGTTGGATGCACCGGTCATGACCGAGCGTTTTGGTGAAATTCAACTGTCGCATGGGTGTTTCGACTACATATTGTCCGAGCATGTGTTTGAGCACGTACCCAACCTCGTTGCGGCCATGACCAACTGCCTGAATTTACTTTCGGATGGTGGCGTCATTGAAATTGAAGTGCCGTATGACTTGTCGTTTGGTGCATGGATGGATCCCACCCATGTGCGTGCTTTCAACGAGTTGTCATGGTTTTACTACTGCGAAGAGGCATGGTATTTGAACTGGCGCACACACCGTTTTGACATGATTTACCATGAGTTTTTTGTTGACTCTGAGTATGGCAAAGGCATTTTGGCTCAGCACAACGGTGACATCAATGCCGTGCGCCCCATGCCGCGCGTGGTCGAGCGCATCCGCGTCAAACTCAAAAAACGCCCATACACCCCTGAAGAGTTGATCGCCAATCAGGCCAAAGCCATTGATTAA
- a CDS encoding galactosyl transferase GMA12/MNN10 family protein → MTKVISFFERMDEDVLRNHQHYCRLMGYTHEWVESAFLSHEKLRTAYKYNVLLDQLKSSQDNELVLMLDAHGAIMHPLPLEQLMAGMDSLIISGPTEVNKPEIVYNNMVIVRNTDAVRQTLFEMLMALHGRLAGQDEYGAEEELLLKKLNVMASNTIFGDVHLNLSWRITTWAQSKIFVVFLGSPASFDDNGHITRNALHQLIHDANLERLLVKQINGHFIEGKPLLETPNYPAISEDAVSHFNPNSKIALVTLYTHHINTYARVSEHNVKRYCDRHGYAYHVYRGIPSELDPALNGTWVKSWLLKKHISDHEWIIWVDADVMFRNQSITLESILEGRDLLFAKDLCAWPINAGIMGFRNTPENIELVARIWQRMLEVNDKSTVYSDQGDQHHTIKELYESNLINEKNITNGLTINTSPPMSGPDTLLTHYVGWGEPYRSIYMAHHDVESQRRG, encoded by the coding sequence ATGACCAAAGTCATCAGTTTTTTTGAGCGCATGGACGAAGATGTACTGCGCAACCACCAGCACTATTGTCGCCTCATGGGTTACACCCACGAATGGGTTGAATCTGCTTTTCTATCACACGAAAAGCTGCGCACGGCGTACAAATACAATGTGTTGCTTGACCAGCTCAAGTCAAGCCAAGACAATGAATTGGTATTGATGTTGGATGCGCACGGTGCCATCATGCACCCATTGCCACTTGAACAACTCATGGCAGGGATGGACAGCCTGATCATCAGCGGCCCGACTGAAGTCAATAAACCAGAAATCGTGTACAACAACATGGTCATTGTGCGCAATACGGACGCCGTTCGACAAACGCTGTTTGAAATGCTCATGGCATTACACGGTCGATTGGCTGGGCAAGATGAATACGGTGCTGAAGAGGAGTTGCTGCTAAAGAAACTCAATGTCATGGCCTCCAACACCATATTTGGCGACGTCCACCTTAACTTGAGCTGGCGCATCACCACCTGGGCGCAAAGCAAAATTTTTGTCGTCTTTTTAGGATCACCCGCCTCATTTGACGACAACGGCCACATCACACGCAATGCTTTGCATCAACTCATCCATGATGCCAATTTGGAGCGCCTGTTGGTCAAACAGATCAATGGTCATTTCATTGAGGGCAAACCTTTACTGGAAACGCCGAACTACCCTGCCATTTCCGAGGATGCCGTCAGTCATTTCAACCCAAACAGCAAAATCGCTCTGGTCACACTTTACACGCACCACATCAACACTTACGCCCGCGTATCAGAGCACAATGTCAAGCGTTATTGTGATCGACATGGCTACGCCTATCACGTGTATCGTGGCATCCCCAGCGAACTTGATCCCGCCCTCAACGGCACATGGGTTAAAAGTTGGCTGCTGAAAAAACACATCAGTGATCACGAGTGGATCATCTGGGTGGATGCCGATGTGATGTTCCGCAACCAATCCATCACCCTGGAAAGCATCCTCGAAGGACGCGACCTGCTGTTCGCCAAAGACCTTTGCGCATGGCCGATCAACGCGGGGATCATGGGTTTTAGAAACACGCCTGAGAACATTGAATTGGTCGCACGCATATGGCAACGCATGCTTGAAGTGAATGACAAATCAACCGTATACAGCGATCAAGGTGACCAACACCACACCATCAAAGAGCTGTACGAGTCGAACCTCATCAATGAAAAAAACATCACCAATGGTTTAACCATCAACACTTCGCCACCCATGTCAGGTCCCGACACATTGCTGACCCATTATGTGGGCTGGGGCGAGCCCTACCGCTCCATTTACATGGCACACCATGATGTGGAATCTCAACGTCGAGGTTAA
- a CDS encoding DUF2827 domain-containing protein, translating to MSSTSKKSQRKLRVGVTIHVRDGFQSVWENGIFQNCAFLVQILNLSPEVEQAYLVNPAGIRPNDAMMLDDLGLPIISLDQSMELLDVIIEMSAMLDDNWVRAFKEKGGKYAWMRVGNDYVIDIERAMFDKPPAALCNDKPYDAVWTIPEYEVSCKDYFGLTTRAPVKFMPHLWTPLFFEKGIATLPADKHYGYEPGKPRWRVCAFEPNVCMVKTSYIPMLSIEEAYREKPEFLEHVRLLNTLHMKDNGKFIGMARRLNMVNHGLCSFEGRFAVYEYMAHFGDCIFSHHWENGQNYLYYEALYGGYPLIHNSTFIKDYGYYYPEFDTQAGGKALLEAYATHDLRLDDYKRDAKKMLYTLDVNNPDNIAIYTRELLNLYAH from the coding sequence ATGAGTTCAACCTCAAAAAAATCTCAACGTAAACTCCGGGTCGGTGTCACCATTCATGTGCGCGATGGATTCCAATCGGTTTGGGAAAACGGCATTTTTCAAAATTGTGCTTTTTTGGTTCAAATTTTAAATTTGTCACCTGAAGTGGAACAAGCCTATTTGGTCAACCCCGCAGGCATCCGCCCAAATGATGCCATGATGTTGGATGACCTTGGTTTACCCATCATCAGTTTAGATCAATCGATGGAACTGCTTGATGTGATCATTGAAATGAGCGCGATGCTGGATGACAACTGGGTGCGTGCATTCAAGGAAAAAGGCGGAAAATATGCATGGATGCGTGTCGGCAACGATTATGTGATTGACATTGAACGCGCCATGTTTGACAAACCACCGGCCGCATTGTGTAACGACAAACCGTACGATGCCGTATGGACGATTCCCGAGTATGAGGTCAGTTGCAAAGATTATTTCGGCTTGACCACCCGTGCGCCAGTGAAGTTTATGCCGCATTTATGGACCCCCTTGTTCTTTGAAAAAGGCATCGCCACACTGCCTGCGGATAAGCATTATGGCTACGAGCCGGGCAAACCGCGCTGGCGCGTATGCGCCTTTGAGCCCAATGTGTGCATGGTTAAAACCTCATACATCCCCATGCTGAGTATTGAAGAAGCTTACCGAGAAAAACCCGAGTTTTTAGAACACGTGCGTTTGCTCAACACCTTGCACATGAAAGACAATGGCAAGTTCATCGGCATGGCGCGTCGTTTGAACATGGTCAATCATGGTTTGTGCAGCTTTGAAGGTCGCTTTGCCGTGTATGAATACATGGCTCACTTTGGCGACTGCATCTTCTCACACCACTGGGAAAATGGTCAAAACTACCTCTATTATGAAGCGCTGTATGGCGGCTACCCGCTGATTCACAACTCAACCTTCATCAAAGATTATGGTTATTACTACCCAGAGTTCGACACCCAAGCAGGCGGCAAAGCCCTTTTGGAGGCTTATGCAACCCATGACTTGCGCCTCGATGATTACAAGCGCGATGCAAAGAAAATGCTGTACACATTGGATGTGAATAATCCTGACAACATCGCCATTTACACCCGAGAATTACTCAATTTATACGCACATTAA
- a CDS encoding DUF2827 domain-containing protein, which yields MNLAFLVQLFRQSPDVGKVYLLNGGDQDVLATGLEFDNIDAQLVRPQDVTHDLDIVIEMGAQLPAEWLQRVHALGVKLVSFLVGHAYCGNAEAVIFDRPSGQMFNDTPWDEVWTLPQYMKSCAPMLRTITRAPVLPMPHIWSPMFLDKRIKTFADQGQTFGFKPHDDLKNPRAWRAAIFEPNISVAKNCVIAMLACEAAYRLNKQSLALMMVMNSYHMKEHQTFNRFALHLDLTRDNKASYEPRMGFVDGMINHQIDVVVSHQWENAQNYLYYDALYGGFPLVHNSPFLHKDKLGFYYPEFDARIGGEQLVNAWQQDAAFWGDYRSRSNAFLTTLLPTDDNNVEAFMHRVKHLTGASA from the coding sequence ATGAACTTGGCTTTCTTGGTTCAATTGTTCCGCCAAAGCCCTGATGTGGGCAAAGTGTATTTACTCAATGGCGGCGATCAGGACGTCCTCGCCACAGGCTTGGAGTTTGACAACATTGACGCGCAACTGGTGCGTCCGCAAGATGTCACACACGATTTGGACATCGTCATCGAAATGGGCGCTCAGTTGCCCGCTGAGTGGTTGCAACGCGTACACGCTCTGGGTGTCAAATTGGTGAGTTTTTTGGTTGGCCATGCTTACTGTGGCAACGCCGAAGCCGTCATTTTTGATCGCCCCTCAGGGCAAATGTTCAATGACACGCCATGGGATGAGGTTTGGACTTTGCCGCAATACATGAAAAGCTGCGCCCCCATGTTGCGCACCATCACGCGTGCCCCCGTGTTGCCTATGCCACACATTTGGTCGCCCATGTTTTTAGATAAACGCATCAAAACATTCGCCGATCAAGGCCAGACGTTTGGTTTCAAACCGCACGATGACCTCAAAAACCCACGCGCATGGCGTGCAGCCATTTTTGAGCCCAACATTTCTGTGGCAAAAAATTGCGTCATCGCCATGCTGGCATGTGAGGCCGCATATCGACTGAACAAACAATCATTGGCTTTGATGATGGTGATGAACTCATATCACATGAAAGAACATCAAACCTTCAACCGTTTTGCCCTGCACTTGGATCTGACCCGTGACAACAAAGCCAGCTACGAGCCCCGCATGGGGTTTGTGGATGGCATGATCAACCATCAGATTGACGTGGTGGTGTCTCACCAATGGGAAAATGCGCAAAACTACCTGTATTACGATGCCCTGTATGGCGGTTTCCCGTTGGTGCACAACTCACCTTTCCTGCACAAGGACAAGCTTGGCTTCTATTATCCAGAATTTGATGCCCGCATTGGCGGTGAACAGTTGGTCAATGCATGGCAGCAAGACGCCGCCTTTTGGGGCGACTACCGCAGCCGCTCCAATGCCTTCTTAACAACATTGTTGCCTACAGACGACAACAATGTCGAAGCATTTATGCACAGGGTCAAACATTTAACAGGAGCGAGCGCATGA
- the mltB gene encoding lytic murein transglycosylase B: MNSTLKKTALALLMTTAFSGCATAQNNNGSNKTATAAAASELKGVNNYAVRSDVKAFVKMMNEKYGYSQDELLKSFANAEKMDTVLNQLERDKPNPNFKKNWEAYRKRYIEPVRIKAGVNFWNKNASILARAAQQYGVPEHILVGIIGVETIYGQYMGDTNVFDVLTTVAFDYPRRGDEYKKFLEEYIVLTKTNKMPLRSVAGSYAGAIGIPQFMPDSWRDYGVDFDGDGKVDLRNSTADAIGSVANFLKQKGGWVPNQDVVYAVKFDNDEPKIKELLAKPVEPSLTYRQIKDFGVSSPENIRSDIKLSLIDLPNGDKATSYVLGSRNFYAITRYNKSYMYAMSVYDLGSAVAKARLK, translated from the coding sequence ATGAACTCGACTTTAAAAAAAACCGCCTTGGCTTTACTGATGACAACAGCGTTCTCAGGTTGCGCCACAGCTCAAAACAACAATGGCAGCAACAAAACCGCTACCGCTGCCGCCGCATCTGAATTAAAAGGCGTGAACAACTACGCGGTTCGCAGCGACGTCAAGGCCTTTGTCAAAATGATGAATGAGAAGTATGGCTATTCTCAAGACGAACTGCTCAAATCATTTGCCAACGCCGAAAAAATGGACACGGTTCTGAACCAGCTTGAGCGTGACAAGCCGAATCCAAACTTCAAGAAAAATTGGGAAGCCTATCGCAAGCGTTACATTGAACCCGTGCGCATCAAAGCCGGCGTGAATTTTTGGAACAAAAATGCCAGCATCTTGGCGCGTGCCGCTCAACAGTATGGCGTTCCCGAACACATTTTGGTCGGCATCATCGGTGTTGAAACCATTTACGGTCAATACATGGGCGACACCAATGTGTTCGACGTACTGACCACGGTTGCATTTGACTACCCACGTCGCGGCGATGAATACAAAAAATTCCTTGAAGAATACATCGTTTTAACCAAAACGAACAAGATGCCCTTGCGCTCTGTGGCAGGCTCTTACGCGGGGGCGATTGGCATCCCACAATTCATGCCCGACTCATGGCGTGACTATGGTGTGGATTTTGATGGCGACGGTAAAGTGGACTTGCGCAACAGCACCGCCGATGCCATCGGCTCTGTCGCTAACTTCCTGAAGCAAAAAGGTGGTTGGGTGCCCAATCAAGACGTGGTGTATGCGGTTAAATTTGACAATGATGAACCCAAAATCAAAGAGCTGCTTGCAAAGCCCGTTGAGCCCAGTTTAACCTATCGGCAAATCAAAGATTTTGGCGTCAGCTCTCCCGAAAATATCCGTTCAGACATCAAACTGTCATTGATTGACCTACCCAATGGCGATAAAGCCACCTCATACGTACTCGGCTCACGCAATTTTTATGCAATTACCCGCTATAACAAAAGTTACATGTATGCGATGTCTGTATACGACTTGGGTTCTGCCGTGGCCAAAGCGCGACTCAAATAA
- the aceK gene encoding bifunctional isocitrate dehydrogenase kinase/phosphatase, whose translation MPEHNAQSLASQILNGFNRHYARFRECARAAKIAFEEADWPQIQRLSAERIAFYDERVRETAQSVKQAHDVSQEGEDFWQSVKTEYVELLMDHHQPECAETFFNSVSTKVLDREYFNNDMLFVRPVISTEYIDSESATYNSYYPNRDGWPAAVMAMFNDLGLRRPFTNLARDVDAIIQRLSEATENMFDAKPNLQIQAVRSLFYRNKGGYLLGKIINGHYEYPFAIPILHDAEGGLCADTILLDGRHLGSLFSFNRAYFMIDCEVPSALVQFLQTVLPQKPKAELYSMIGLQKHGKALFYRDFKHHQKHSTDDFILAPGIKGLVMLVFTLPSYPYVFKLIKDVISPPKEVDKELVEKKYQLVKRHDRVGRMADTLEFSNVAFPRARFTQDLIDEIAKLAPTELAYEGDNIIIKHVYIERRMMPLNMYLHDASIREDKQRKDNAVIEYGNAIKDMVAANIFPGDMLFKNFGVTRGGRVVFYDYDEIEYLTDCKFRPIPKSRYDDDDMLGEVWYSVDKYDVFPEEFEKFLLTDPEIKAVFMRYHADLLDWKYWQSHQERIRAGHIEDFYPYPHHLRFVERGYGAGHTTTETIS comes from the coding sequence ATGCCAGAACACAACGCTCAATCACTCGCCTCACAAATCCTCAATGGCTTTAATCGCCATTACGCGCGCTTCCGCGAATGCGCTCGCGCCGCCAAAATAGCTTTTGAAGAGGCCGATTGGCCTCAAATTCAACGTTTGTCCGCAGAACGGATCGCTTTTTACGATGAACGAGTGCGCGAAACAGCCCAATCGGTCAAGCAAGCCCACGACGTCTCACAAGAAGGTGAGGATTTTTGGCAATCGGTTAAAACCGAGTATGTCGAGCTGCTGATGGATCACCATCAGCCCGAATGTGCAGAAACGTTCTTCAATTCAGTATCGACCAAAGTGCTGGATCGTGAGTATTTCAACAATGACATGTTGTTTGTTCGCCCCGTCATTTCAACTGAATACATCGACTCCGAGTCTGCCACTTACAACAGCTACTACCCCAATCGCGACGGCTGGCCGGCAGCAGTGATGGCCATGTTCAATGATTTGGGACTGCGCCGCCCATTCACAAATCTGGCGCGAGATGTGGATGCGATCATTCAACGCTTGAGCGAAGCCACTGAAAACATGTTCGATGCCAAGCCGAACTTGCAAATTCAAGCGGTGCGCTCATTGTTTTATCGCAACAAAGGTGGATATTTACTGGGCAAAATCATCAATGGCCATTATGAGTACCCCTTTGCCATTCCTATTTTGCACGATGCCGAAGGCGGATTATGCGCCGACACCATTTTGCTCGACGGGCGTCATTTGGGCTCATTGTTCTCGTTTAACCGTGCCTATTTTATGATTGACTGCGAAGTCCCAAGTGCATTGGTGCAATTTTTACAAACGGTCTTGCCACAAAAACCAAAAGCGGAGCTGTACAGCATGATTGGGCTGCAAAAACACGGTAAAGCCTTGTTTTATCGTGATTTCAAGCACCATCAAAAACACTCCACCGATGACTTCATCCTCGCCCCAGGGATTAAGGGCTTGGTCATGTTGGTGTTCACCTTACCGTCGTACCCTTATGTGTTCAAACTCATCAAGGATGTGATTTCGCCGCCCAAAGAGGTGGACAAAGAGCTGGTTGAAAAAAAATACCAGCTGGTCAAACGCCATGACCGTGTCGGTCGCATGGCCGACACACTGGAGTTTTCCAATGTCGCTTTCCCACGCGCACGTTTCACCCAAGATTTGATCGATGAAATCGCCAAGCTTGCACCCACAGAGCTGGCCTATGAAGGCGACAACATCATCATCAAACACGTGTACATCGAACGCCGCATGATGCCGCTGAACATGTACTTGCACGACGCCTCGATTCGCGAGGACAAGCAGCGCAAAGACAACGCTGTCATTGAATATGGCAACGCCATCAAGGACATGGTTGCGGCCAACATTTTCCCTGGCGACATGCTGTTTAAGAACTTCGGTGTGACCCGTGGCGGACGTGTGGTGTTCTACGATTATGACGAAATTGAATACCTCACCGATTGTAAGTTCCGCCCCATCCCCAAATCCCGCTACGACGATGATGACATGCTCGGCGAGGTGTGGTATTCCGTGGACAAATACGATGTTTTCCCAGAAGAGTTTGAGAAATTTTTATTGACCGACCCAGAGATCAAAGCCGTCTTTATGCGTTATCATGCTGACTTACTCGATTGGAAGTACTGGCAAAGCCATCAAGAGCGCATCCGCGCGGGGCACATCGAGGATTTTTACCCGTATCCACACCACTTGCGCTTCGTTGAGCGTGGTTATGGGGCTGGTCATACTACGACGGAAACCATTTCATGA
- a CDS encoding SDR family oxidoreductase, producing MGQKVFITGASSGLGLAMAQQFAQNGATLALIGRRADALERVRAGLVGKHEVYALDVCDETALHAAARDFMDKHGVPDVVVAAAGISVGTLSEHFEDLEQIRRVIQTNVFALTSTFHPFISPMKAAGKGTLVGIASVAAIRGLPGAGAYCASKAAVVQYCESLRVELYGSGVKVTTILPGYIDTPMTRENPYTMPFLMQASDFASRALAAIDKQKSYTVIPWQMGVVAKLLRILPNGLYDKIFSGRERKPRVGE from the coding sequence ATGGGACAAAAAGTATTCATCACAGGCGCATCCAGTGGTTTGGGCTTGGCCATGGCACAGCAATTTGCACAAAACGGTGCCACTTTGGCGCTGATTGGTCGCCGTGCCGATGCGCTTGAACGCGTCCGGGCGGGCTTGGTGGGCAAACATGAGGTGTATGCGCTGGATGTATGTGACGAAACAGCTTTGCATGCGGCGGCACGCGACTTCATGGACAAACACGGTGTGCCTGATGTGGTGGTCGCAGCAGCGGGGATTTCGGTGGGCACGTTATCGGAACATTTCGAAGACTTAGAACAAATTCGCCGCGTCATTCAAACCAATGTGTTCGCCCTCACCAGTACTTTTCATCCGTTCATTTCCCCCATGAAAGCAGCAGGCAAAGGGACTTTGGTGGGCATCGCCAGCGTGGCTGCGATTCGTGGCTTACCTGGCGCAGGTGCATACTGCGCGTCTAAAGCGGCGGTGGTGCAATACTGCGAAAGCTTGCGCGTTGAGCTGTATGGCTCTGGGGTTAAAGTCACCACCATTTTACCGGGTTACATCGACACCCCCATGACGCGCGAAAACCCGTACACGATGCCGTTTTTGATGCAAGCCTCCGATTTCGCTTCACGCGCGCTGGCAGCGATTGACAAACAAAAATCATACACCGTCATTCCGTGGCAAATGGGTGTGGTCGCCAAACTGTTGCGCATCTTGCCCAATGGCCTGTACGACAAAATCTTTTCAGGGCGCGAACGTAAGCCACGCGTAGGCGAGTGA
- a CDS encoding thiol:disulfide interchange protein DsbA/DsbL codes for MISHFKKAIWLSSLAASLVLTACGKTETKPAATPSAPAAAQPSAPAATPTTYSAADFKTDGVTLTEGQNYKKVAAPQPVQVAGKIEVLEFFWYGCPHCNAIEPIVQAWKKTLGNDVNFIRIPAFWGKPMDEHQKIFYALASLKKNDEMDGKVFHALHEEGLGLAKPDLISEFMVKNGIDKAAWDTAYNSFGVNTEVTKANSLFKAYGLDGVPSFVVDGKYIAGTAMTGETPATLKVVNKLIEQERSVKK; via the coding sequence ATGATCTCTCATTTTAAAAAAGCCATCTGGCTGTCATCACTCGCCGCAAGTCTGGTGCTCACCGCATGCGGTAAAACCGAAACAAAACCCGCCGCCACGCCCAGCGCGCCCGCCGCCGCACAACCCTCAGCCCCCGCCGCCACACCCACGACTTACAGTGCAGCAGATTTCAAAACTGATGGGGTGACCTTGACCGAAGGTCAAAACTACAAAAAAGTGGCCGCCCCCCAGCCCGTGCAAGTGGCTGGAAAAATCGAAGTCCTTGAGTTTTTCTGGTATGGCTGCCCACACTGCAACGCCATCGAACCGATTGTTCAGGCATGGAAAAAAACCCTTGGCAATGATGTGAACTTCATCCGCATCCCCGCGTTTTGGGGCAAACCAATGGACGAGCACCAAAAGATTTTTTACGCACTCGCCAGTTTAAAGAAAAATGATGAGATGGACGGCAAAGTGTTCCACGCCTTACATGAAGAAGGCTTGGGCTTGGCAAAACCCGATTTAATCAGTGAATTCATGGTTAAAAATGGCATCGACAAAGCCGCATGGGACACCGCCTACAACTCATTTGGCGTCAACACCGAAGTCACTAAAGCCAACAGCCTATTCAAAGCCTACGGCTTAGACGGCGTACCCAGCTTTGTTGTCGATGGCAAATACATTGCAGGCACCGCCATGACAGGTGAGACACCCGCGACTTTAAAAGTGGTGAATAAGCTGATTGAGCAAGAACGCAGTGTGAAGAAATAA
- a CDS encoding thiol:disulfide interchange protein DsbA/DsbL — MTFLKHRLFAAFAALALIGVGTPAHAADYFANGQEVDQVVTPGRVQSTGQVEAVEFFWYGCPHCARFEPQLEDWVQQLPDNVAFIRLPASWNDSMTVQQRLYFTLAKLNRLDLHPAVFKAIHEQHQFLNTPAQIEKWAVGQKINRSQWRTAFNSAQVTQQVDGAQAAFQRFELSGVPAMVINGKYVINFVPNVLVRADELVQQELKALAAPK; from the coding sequence ATGACTTTTTTAAAACACCGCCTATTTGCAGCATTCGCAGCCCTTGCACTGATTGGCGTGGGAACGCCAGCACACGCCGCCGACTACTTTGCCAACGGCCAAGAAGTGGATCAAGTCGTCACGCCGGGTCGCGTCCAATCCACAGGACAAGTTGAAGCGGTTGAATTTTTCTGGTACGGCTGCCCACATTGCGCCCGCTTTGAACCCCAGCTCGAAGATTGGGTGCAGCAATTGCCAGACAACGTCGCCTTTATTCGCCTACCCGCCAGCTGGAATGACAGCATGACAGTGCAGCAACGCCTTTATTTTACATTGGCCAAGCTCAATCGTTTGGATTTGCACCCAGCGGTCTTTAAGGCCATTCACGAACAACACCAATTCTTAAACACACCCGCTCAAATTGAAAAGTGGGCAGTCGGCCAAAAAATCAATCGCAGCCAATGGCGCACCGCCTTCAACAGCGCGCAAGTCACCCAACAAGTCGACGGTGCTCAAGCGGCGTTTCAACGTTTCGAATTATCAGGCGTACCCGCCATGGTCATCAATGGCAAATACGTCATCAACTTTGTCCCCAATGTTTTGGTTCGCGCAGACGAACTCGTGCAGCAAGAGTTAAAAGCCTTGGCCGCACCGAAATAA